From Micromonas commoda chromosome 3, complete sequence, a single genomic window includes:
- a CDS encoding predicted protein has product MGGYVPPHMREGGRGREGAVGGDRAGGRGGRRGHQASSSRNRQPSVPATPDAAVEDAVRRKDAAERKLGKDGARGASAAASTLASIARELRSALAVPNLSPSARSDAGLALGEALCAAAAATVTAARHGPLTPTLARAERDARAAAARMYEDAATVLADLASWCERQIPTDSAGDDPDAWADATLAATTAAANALAALGDVGAASPRDDPGASVTTVTTLSRAVDLYESATRLASIAEAGARDVRSRNAAAADALAGLWNLADARVKLAEAIAASGHGFGHDQIQIQNQIQNQNVARAETLFAAAFAAYELACARCDSRAGDDLAGLLMDWGVGHASHARVLADVLASGGVGGAWDSDLSARALDACERATEKLARAAEFGVGDVDAHVAFGEAQRTRSEVLRAEATARKRRIETFPESLDPSSGMSTRSCDDLFADADAALARVSDPDHPHPLGFARALRLDSRHLDALVGAAECHVERGKMMRDSWNQPSENPSSSGDDSKAHFARGWATYRVALEGPLLFPDDRVDPGWASDRLEMAYNAACAACLAGDLDASERLLESVVECDDETREAIAADADLEALRLRRTFAGVPPGG; this is encoded by the coding sequence aTGGGAGGGTACGTCCCGCCGCACatgcgcgagggcgggcgcggacgcgagggcgccgtcggcggggaccgggcgggcgggcgcggcgggcgtcgcgggcatcAGGCGTCGTCATCCCGGAACCGGCAGCCGTCAGTTCCCGCCaccccggacgccgccgtggaggacGCCGTCAGGCGCAaagacgccgcggagaggaagCTCGGCAaagacggcgcgcggggcgcgtcggccgcggcgtcgaccctcgcgtccatcgcgcgagAGCTGaggtccgcgctcgccgtcccgaatctctcgccctccgcccgatccgacgccgggctcgcgctcggcgaggcgctctgcgccgccgccgccgcgacggtgaccgccgcgcgtcacGGCCCGCTCACGCCCacactcgcgcgcgcggagcgtgacgcacgcgccgccgccgcgcgcatgtacgaagacgccgcgacggtcctCGCCGATCTCGCGAGCTGGTGCGAGCGCCAGATCCCGACCGACTCGGCGGgggacgacccggacgcgtgggcggacgcgacgctcgcggcgacgaccgcggcggcgaacgcgctcgcggcacTAGGCGACGTCGGGGCCGCGAGCCCCCGAGACGACCCTGGCGCGAGcgttacgaccgttacgacccTGTCTCGAGCGGTGGATTTGTACGAATCCGCGACTCgactcgcgtccatcgccgaggccggaGCGAGGGACGTCCGATCCagaaacgccgccgccgccgacgcgctcgcggggctctggaacctcgcggacgcACGCGTtaagctcgcggaggcgatcgcggcgagcggccaCGGCTTTGGCCACGACCAAATCCAAATCCAAAACCAAATCCAAAACCAAaacgtcgcgagggcggagacgttgttcgccgccgccttcgccgcgtacgaACTCGCGTGCGCTCGATgcgactcgcgcgccggcgacgacctcgcgggtTTGCTCATGGACTGGGGCGTGGGCCacgcctcgcacgcgcgggtgCTGGCGGACGTGCTGGCGTCGGGTGGTGTGGGGGGCGCATGGGACTCCGACTTATCCGCGAGGGCTCTTGACGCGTGCGAACGGGCGACCGAAAAgttggcgagggcggcggagtttggggttggcgacgtcgacgcgcacgtcgccttCGGGGAGGCGCAACGGACGCGATCGGAGGtgcttcgcgccgaggcgacggcgcggaagAGGCGGATCGAAACGTTTCCAGAGAGTCTCGATCCTTCTTCCGGTATGAGTACGCGATCCTGCGACGAtctcttcgccgacgccgacgccgcgctggcgcgggTGTCCGACCCGGATCACCCGCACCCGCTCGGgttcgcgagggcgctgagGCTGGATTCACGACATCTGGACGCCCTCGTGGGGGCTGCGGAGTGCCACGTGGAACGCGGGAAGATGATGCGCGATTCGTGGAATCAACCGTCGGAGAATCCGTCGTCGAGCGGAGACGATTCGAAAGCGCACttcgcgcgggggtgggcgaCGTACAGAGTCGCGCTGGAAGGTCCGCTGCTCTTCCCCGACGACAGGGTGGACCCCGGCTGGGCGTCGGACCGACTGGAGATGGCGTAcaacgccgcgtgcgccgcgtgtctcgcgggcgacctcgacgcctcgGAGCGATTGCTCGAGAGCGTCGTCgagtgcgacgacgagacgcgcgaggcgatcgcggcggatgccgacCTCGAGGCGTTGCGATTGCGGCGGACGTTCGCGGGGGTACCGCCGGGGGGATAG
- a CDS encoding predicted protein, whose translation MKASARLSKFKGAAKKVIAVNKVRKARPTIVERHGGVWGFLSFVLFLLWSLPSAIYRHRRWLRQNPGAAAAATPTTPAPRRALLQAPVTVDVATATELRAAMADATVAAVRLANDIALDDNNGELPAVTRRVTVSGEACAATSPPGCAIDARSTSRHVTVGATGALTLSRVALVNGAPPLSAQPFADGGAVFTFGELHAVDVAFRSNKATADGDASSGGAVKVQGGAFTCERCDFNGNAAAKNGGAVAIDRVSANIKDSSFSANKAGALGAGVAGDHATIIVRDCAFTTDNVAREDDSRDVYVGAFGSARIWPYAISGGVDGVAGYAAAGLGVVESAPFESPPPGSVSPPPPPSPVNGTVGAGGGQNDVAGSKPPSGATDVAGAVSGVGVEGVLGGVCAFAVFVCIGAWVHGRERRKYRATERDVAAQHAKMERAVARREEELARGERNAVANRAKQARVLHAGDEKSAPGDGGGGRRGGVTRGAFEPRRPGGDDEEPERDGMEDDEVPEGVYDAPAAPRDSAWSLAAGVTGVTSSLTRIPPPPPPLEFGARGWDAGKTGGFTRPQWAGAAAAARRAAEGARGGLYAGGGGATRETMNAPPLGPSGALPVAVTPRDGSDERPAPGSRHRHAATTTALRDRVGGATTAAPRFGAPAGRSSDGVSGGEAVGSTSRFVG comes from the coding sequence ATGAAGGCATCCGCGCGGTTGAGCAAGTtcaagggcgccgcgaagaaggtcATCGCCGTCAACAAGGTCCGCAAGGCGAGGCCCACGATCGTCgagcgccacggcggcgtctgGGGCTTCCTGTCCTTCGTCCTCTTCCTGCTGTGGTCGCTCCCGAGCGCGATATACCGGCACCGTCGATGGCTGAGGCAGAACCcgggggccgcggcggcggcgacgccgacgacgcccgcgccgaggcgcgcgctgctccAGGCGCCCGTGACCGTCGACGTGgccaccgcgacggagcttcgagccgcgatggccgacgcgacggtcgccgccgtgcgacTCGCGAACGACATCGCTCTCGACGATAACAACGGGGAGCtgcccgcggtgacgcgtcgcgtcaCCGTGTCGGgcgaggcgtgcgccgcgacgtcgcccccgggatgcgccatcgacgcgcgatCCACCTCCAGgcacgtcaccgtcggcgccaccggcgccctCACCCTttctcgcgtcgcgctcgtcaacGGAGCCCCGCCCCTCTCCGCGCAGCCATTcgcagacggcggcgccgttttTACCTTCGGAGAGcttcacgccgtcgacgtcgccttTCGCTCCAACaaggccaccgcggacggcgacgcgtcctcgggcggcgccgtcaaggtccagggcggcgcgttcacgTGCGAGCGATGCGACTTTAACggcaacgccgcggcgaaaaacggaggcgccgtcgcgatcgatcgAGTCTCGGCGAACATTAAAGactcgtccttctccgcgaacaaagcgggcgcgctcggcgcgggcgtcgcgggcgaccaCGCGACGATCATCGTCCGCGACTGCGCGTTCACGACGGATaacgtcgcgagggaggacgaCAGCAGAGACGTGTACGTGGGAGCCTTCGGGTCGGCGAGAATTTGGCCGTACGCGATTAGcgggggcgtggacggcgtcgcgggatacgccgccgcggggctcggcgtcgtggaaTCCGCGCCCTTCGAGTCTCCCCCGCCCGGCTCGgtgtccccgccgccgccgccgtcaccggtGAACGGGACGGTGGGGGCGGGAGGCGGGCAaaacgacgtcgcgggttcgaaaccgccgtcgggcgcgacggacgtggcgggggcggtgagcggcgtcggcgtcgagggcgtcctcggcggcgtctgcGCGTTCGCGGTGTTCGTGTGCATCGGCGCGTGGGTGCacggccgcgagcggcgcaaATACCGGGccaccgagcgcgacgtcgcggcgcagcaCGCCAAGATGGAGCGAGCCGTCGctcggcgggaggaggaacTTGCGCGGGGCGAACGaaacgcggtggcgaacaGGGCCAAACAGGCGCGGGTTTTGCACGCCGGGGatgaaaagtcggcacccggggacgggggaggagggaggCGTGGAGGGGTTACGcggggcgcgttcgagcccAGGCGGCCGGGgggagacgacgaggaacCCGAACGGGACGGGATGGAGGATGACGAAGTTCCCGAAGGGGTGTACgatgcgccggcggcgccgagggattCGGCgtggtccctcgcggcgggcgttaCGGGCGTTACATCCAGTCTTACCcgcatcccgccgccgccgccgccgctcgagtttggcgcgcggggatgggACGCGGGCAAGACTGGCGGGTTCACGCGGCCGCAgtgggcgggagcggcggcggcggcgaggcgagccgccgagggcgcgcgcggcggtttgtacgctggcggcggcggcgcgacgcgtgagaCGATGAACGCACCGCCGCTCGGACCGTCCGGGGCGCTTCCCGTCGCGGTGACGCCTCGGGATGGATCGGACGAGCGTCCCGCCCCCGGTTCCCGTCATCgtcacgcggcgacgacgacggcgctgagGGACCGGGTCGGcggagcgacgacggcggctccGAGGTTCGGGGCCCCCGCGGGACGGTCGAGCGACGGGGTGTCGGGCGGTGAAGCGGtggggtcgacgtcgcggttcGTTGGGTAG
- a CDS encoding predicted protein produces the protein MASVWDPDPPVAIPNGETSGGKETYEPGGSPFPPVPGSDAASADRSARARRTIKFHPTAFVAKTKLIVPGAILSVGFSTHGGCVDDADAAAARAAYTAWYAGGGFEYSAPSSGGDSPGPSRRRTSDPGRGLLEDGAEAEAGATAAEEEEEEATNEEEAKEKEAKAEAEVMDELEAEVEAEAEAEAAEAVEDFDAIRMAEAQASIDELSASDDLKRQLEANASTPDDELADEPETYDDLDPRFVKALADIDLSEEHFPFDLDAMAMRNERYFPAPGWGYDEAMMQDAYWLFRNATWRGDVWLNLEACMLRPGGKNVGAFVQDNENPPYRRMLAQKLGYAVVYHSRTRGGGEFDEIEGWRKFLTPGGSGADERARPDRANTFVGDVRIYDEDGAAFKRPDAVFPPAKIPTQSEL, from the coding sequence ATGGCGTCCGTGTGGGATCCGGATCCGCCCGTGGCGATCCCAAACGGCGAGACGAGCGGTGGAAAAGAGACGTACGAACCGGGCGGgtcgccgttcccgcccgtcccgggctccgacgccgcctccgccgatcgttcggctcgcgctcgacggacGATTAAGTTTCATCCAaccgcgttcgtcgccaaGACGAAGCTCATCGTCCCCGGGGCGATCCTATCCGTCGGGTTCTCGACGCACGGCGGGTGCGTGGATGatgcggacgcggcggcggcgcgcgcggcgtacaCGGCGTGgtacgccggcggcggctttgagTATTCGGCGCCTTCGAGtggcggtgactcaccgggaCCGTCCCGCAGGCGCACGTCGGACCCTGGCCGCGGTCTTCTCGAGGACggagccgaggcggaggcgggtgcgacggcggcggaggaggaggaggaggaggcgacgaatgaggaggaggcgaaggagaaggaggcgaaggccgaggctgaggtgatggacgagctcgaggctgaggtggaggctgaggctgaggcggaggctgcggaagCCGTCGAGGACTTTGACGCGATCCGgatggcggaggcgcaggcgtCCATCGACGAACTCTCCGCCTCGGACGACCTGAAGCGCCAACTCGAGGCGAACGCCTccacccccgacgacgaactcgccgacgagcccgagacgtacgacgacctcgacccgAGGTtcgtcaaggcgctcgccgacatCGACCTGTCCGAGGAACACTTTCCGTTTGAcctggacgcgatggcgatgcgAAACGAACGGTACTTTcccgcgccggggtgggggtacgacgaggcgatgatGCAGGACGCGTATTGGCTGTTCCGCAACGCCACGTGGAGGGGCGACGTGTGGCTCAACCTGGAGGCGTGCATGCTCCGACCGGGCGGGAAAAACGTCGGCGCCTTTGTGCAGGATAACGAGAATCCGCCCTACCGCCGCATGCTCGCGCAGAAGCTCGGGTACGCGGTGGTGTATCactcgaggacgcgcggcggcggcgagttcgaCGAAATCGAGGGGTGGAGGAAGTTTCTGACCCCCGGGGGatcgggcgccgacgagcgcgcgaggccggACCGAGCCAACACGTTTGTCGGGGATGTGAGAATttacgacgaggacggggcggCTTTCAAGCGCCCCGACGCGGTGTTTCCGCCGGCTAAAATCCCGACGCAATCCGAGCTTtaa
- a CDS encoding predicted protein, protein MLAFENLSWKSFDVVGVIFFTFYLRNRPEEITAGHAFGTVVCVMGMLYRATFMSILVARMKDKTTRLRGEEAGSVALNESIRRDILIVRLCINVALILECWLYGWLCNEVFSKFTDSIYPLSRAQMDILANGGSVLSLSFLRRWLRLIVLCCSAKALFNAKVVSQANLADFMVPTWWNFKAQTFNHVLSPHVAFLPTILGATYPNVPMSRGAVAAATGFVVVDSVVTGTLLLGMNVLRAWFSKPGMEGFGHSVPFSFSVGSHLRAKRD, encoded by the coding sequence ATGCTCGCCTTTGAGAACTTGTCGTGGAAGtccttcgacgtcgtcggagtcaTCTTCTTCACGTTTTACCTCCGCAACCGGCCGGAGGAGATCACCGCGGGCCACGCGTTTGGGACGGTCGTGTGCGTCATGGGTATGCTGTACCGCGCGACGTTCATGTCGATACTCGTCGCGAGGATGAAGGACAAGACGacgcgcctgcgcggcgaggaggctggCTCGGTGGCGCTCAACGAGTCGATCAGGAGGGACATCCTCATCGTCCGCCTGTGCATCAACGTGGCGCTCATCCTGGAGTGCTGGCTGTACGGCTGGCTGTGCAACGAGGTGTTCTCCAAGTTCACCGACTCCATCTACCCGCTTTCGCGCGCGCAGATGGACATCCTCGCCAACGGCGGGAGCGTCTTATCCCTCAGCTTTCTGCGCCGGTGGCTCAGGCTCATCGTGCTCTGCTGCAGCGCCAAGGCTCTCTTCAACGCCAAGGTGGTGTCTCaggcgaacctcgcggactTCATGGTGCCCACGTGGTGGAACTTCAAGGCGCAGACGTTCAATCACGTGCTATCGCCGCACGTCGCCTTCCTCCCGACCATCCTCGGCGCCACGTATCCAAACGTGCCGATGTCTcgaggcgccgtcgcggcggcgacgggtttCGTGGTCGTCGACTCCGTCGTCACCGGGACGCTGCTGCTGGGGATGAACGTGCTGCGCGCGTGGTTCAGCAAGCCCGGGATGGAAGGTTTCGGTCACAGCGTGCCGTTCTCGTTCTCGGTCGGGTCGCACTTGCGGGCCAAGAGAGACTGA